The proteins below come from a single Thermopolyspora flexuosa genomic window:
- a CDS encoding tRNA (adenine-N1)-methyltransferase has translation MGFRRHGPFRPGDQVQLTDPKDKRHTVTLREGGVFHTHKGSISHDELIGRPEGSVVHSSNGTPYIAFRPLLPDYTLSMPRGAAVIYPKDAAQIIAMADIFPGARVVEAGAGSGALTCFLLRAIGESGHLTSYERRADFAEVARRNVERFHGSDPDGPAGRWRLVVGDFVECLDETEVDRIILDMLAPWECVDAAAKALVPGGVICCYVATTTQLSRTVETLREHGSFTEPHAWETLVRDWHVEGLAVRPDHRMVGHTGFLVTARRMADGVVPPPRRRRPAKGAYGEDYSNDS, from the coding sequence ATGGGTTTTCGCAGGCACGGGCCGTTCCGGCCGGGAGATCAGGTCCAGCTCACCGACCCCAAGGACAAGCGGCACACGGTGACGCTGCGCGAGGGCGGCGTCTTCCACACGCACAAGGGGTCGATCTCCCACGACGAGCTGATCGGCCGGCCGGAGGGATCTGTGGTGCACTCCTCGAACGGCACCCCCTACATCGCCTTCCGGCCTCTGCTGCCCGACTACACGCTGTCCATGCCGCGCGGCGCGGCGGTGATCTACCCCAAGGACGCGGCCCAGATCATCGCGATGGCCGACATCTTCCCGGGGGCGCGGGTGGTCGAGGCGGGGGCGGGCTCCGGCGCGCTCACCTGCTTCCTGCTGCGGGCGATCGGCGAGAGCGGGCACCTCACCTCCTATGAGCGGCGGGCCGACTTCGCCGAGGTGGCACGCCGGAACGTGGAGCGGTTCCACGGCTCCGACCCGGACGGCCCGGCCGGCCGCTGGCGGCTGGTCGTGGGCGACTTCGTGGAATGCCTCGACGAGACCGAGGTGGACCGGATCATCCTCGACATGCTCGCCCCGTGGGAGTGCGTGGACGCGGCCGCGAAAGCGCTCGTGCCTGGCGGCGTTATCTGCTGCTATGTGGCGACCACAACGCAACTGTCCAGAACCGTGGAGACGTTGCGGGAACACGGGAGTTTTACCGAGCCACACGCGTGGGAGACCCTGGTGCGCGATTGGCATGTCGAAGGGCTCGCCGTACGACCGGACCACCGGATGGTCGGACACACCGGGTTTCTCGTCACCGCCCGTCGCATGGCGGACGGCGTGGTGCCCCCGCCGAGGCGCAGACGCCCTGCCAAGGGCGCGTACGGAGAGGACTACTCCAACGACTCCTAG